The proteins below come from a single Salvelinus fontinalis isolate EN_2023a chromosome 1, ASM2944872v1, whole genome shotgun sequence genomic window:
- the LOC129853126 gene encoding uncharacterized protein LOC129853126 (The sequence of the model RefSeq protein was modified relative to this genomic sequence to represent the inferred CDS: added 30 bases not found in genome assembly) encodes MENDVFKSCQEKTSKPLCQIPSQPEMQTRPLKGKPPQIMIETKPSVSNRLPAMTKLPVLPGVAFKFHRASLGKKLYQPTSDFNLSDPNCHIMRPTYNSLHDPNLNEYYHRKEMHEKLKKRNFITKEDNVVCSLKEYNTYKHYLDTVKTDHHKTYSKKLKEQILRMVQLQEEGHIPKDVTLEDMIEYLLNKGAQNLKHLQSTIGSRDRGQKYGLQTALYDQEREFKEDWVSKERSRLKLIEKDVRHDLNKAKYMKEAKEKLIRKKMCIMEQKQAIQLRIMEEELKNLQEFERLREASIKPNKLLEEIFEKPASAQPALKPAHSKTVKKTVSLSGKSKEKPAMLQRRPSLAPRQRRPCLDGLAPLKGFQEPVFRIFKAIKGQSIPDRAQLKSVILDHLGSKLVRKQLAESIRDEVKLTIPGSTPAAQRALSARIAYDVLKCVSRAANPSNEPACRLRGGNTIKPNAQADDPEPEERMANGEDINTYVTTLITDVLEEVQEQVIVMIREDSPTQFRVVSAKASQTAIDVVSNVLEEIRHLLNEENIEELALDCDAEEGTSDITNIQPPALTALKKADPENRRDSCSKLEGVACDLISTAYDSILFELAFPELQGERDEKAPSLTLEILPSEPVISSLSNSPSYGMVFSSDTSEVAENNSKTSSSEASAAASTSSQETDTTTTVECKEERVENGNTSETDNVLSVPSVNTEEVVSKPNLLHKVKKENAATRSASLPNLYGLVVDAVMDHFSTEPFKDNLAQSVKNEVRRTLSMPECGLLNLQIDNYFERKMLEDMLKEVSRQCGGTSSSTVAEEATDEEEIYRLESAAAQLIQKVFQEVKTNFLVKIKKGSPKRCLSPEVSRTAINAVSSLLGDMETTVMASVPCSCTTSRADMEGMLSEATGEHPAKSMASAKVELIADDLVEDAIDMCSEMILDDQPLALLHDDSEEGTSNVVVPGPIQSSLSGVDERHTKSQVLAVKIEDHEVKPILIQDTALISPGEKNTDEKRVIRVSYVFNSSPRRKAHRATRSTSFPNLYVTLVDGVLDQISTEPFKETLAQSVRNEVRHSVSLLQFGSVNLKSEDCSEKEIIEDMLKSVSRKRSKDQACQLTGKASEIMNANVDAISLTPKLQSTAKDQIIKVLEQVNTKIINMIRQDSPNRTISPKASQTAINAVSNILGAMGTSLKASNTPFVSNVAGLQLDRDDVGHC; translated from the exons GAGAAGACCTCAAAGCCCCTGTGTCAGATACCCTCGCAACCAGAGATGCAAACTCGTCCACTGAAAGGGAAGCCTCCTCAGATCATGATAGAAACAAAGCCGTCAGTGAGCAACAGATTGCCTGCCATGACAAAGCTTCCAGTCCTACCTGGGGTCGCCTTTAAATTTCATAGAGCCAGCCTGGGTAAAAAG TTGTATCAGCCTACATCTGATTTCAACCTCAGTGACCCAAACTGTCACATTATGAGGCCGACGTACAACAGTTTGCATGACCCAAACCTCAATGAATACTACCATCGGAAGGAAATGCATGAGAAGTTAAAGAAGCGAAACTTCATCACTAAAGAGGACAAC gTTGTATGCTCATTAAAGGAGTATAACACATACAAACATTACCTGGATACGGTCAAGACTGACCATCACAAAACGTACAGCAAAAAGTTG AAGGAACAGATACTGAGAATGGTTCAGTTGCAAGAGGAAGGCCATATACCTAAGGACGTTACCCTGGAAGATATGATAGAGTACTTACTGAATAAAGGAGCACAGAACCTGAAGCATCTGCAGTCAACCATTGGTTCCAG GGACAGGGGACAGAAATATGGCCTGCAAACTGCGTTGTATGACCAAGAGAGAGAGTTTAAAGAGGATTGGGTTTCTAAGGAGCGATCCAGGCTGAAACTCATTGAAAAGGATGTGAGGCACGATTTGAACAAGGCCAAGTATATGAAAGAGGCCAAAGAAAAGCTCATCAGAAAG aaaatgtGCATTATGGAACAAAAACAGGCTATTCAGTTGAGGATAATGGAAGAGGAATTGAAAAACCTCCAGGAGTTTGAGAGGTTGAGAGAGGCCTCTATCAAACCAAATAAGCTGCTGGAAGAAATATTTGAAAAACCAG CATCTGCTCAGCCTGCTCTCAAACCTGCTCACTCCAAAACTGTAAAGAAAACAGTTTCTCTGTCAG GAAAATCTAAGGAAAAGCCAGCCATGCTACAGAGGAGACCAAGCCTTGCCCCACGCCAGAGGAGACCATGCCTGGATGGTCTGGCACCGCTGAAGGGTTTCCAAGAACCTGTTTTTAGGATCTTCAAAGCCATCAAGGGACAAAGCATCCCAGACAGAGCTCAGCTGAAATCTGTCATCCTCGACCACTTAGGCTCCAAGCTTGTCAGGAAGCAGCTGGCGGAGTCAATCAGGGATGAGGTCAAACTGACGATTCCAGGGTCTACACCAGCGGCACAAAGGGCTCTGAGTGCCAGAATCGCTTACGATGTGTTGAAGTGCGTCTCTCGAGCGGCCAATCCTAGCAATGAACCTGCCTGCAGACTCCGTGGGGGCAACACAATCAAACCCAATGCTCAAGCAGATGATCCAGAACCAGAGGAGCGGATGGCCAACGGAGAAGACATAAACACCTATGTGACAACGTTGATCACTGACGTTCTGGAGGAAGTCCAGGAGCAGGTTATCGTAATGATCCGAGAAGACTCCCCTACCCAATTCAGAGTTGTCTCTGCAAAGGCCAGCCAAACAGCCATTGATGTGGTAAGCAATGTTTTGGAAGAAATTAGACACTTATTAAATGAGGAAAACATTGAAGAGCTTGCACTAGACTGTGATGCTGAAGAAGGCACCTCAGATATAACAAACATTCAGCCACCTGCATTGACTGCATTAAAAAAGGCAGACCCCGAGAACCGCCGAGATTCCTGTTCAAAACTAGAAGGTGTCGCCTGTGACCTTATTAGCACTGCATATGACAGCATCCTATTCGAGCTGGCTTTTCCTGAGCTTCAGGGTGAAAGAGATGAAAAAGCTCCTTCCCTGACTCTGGAAATACTTCCCTCGGAGCCAGTGATCTCATCTTTATCCAACTCTCCCAGTTATGGAATGGTGTTTTCATCTGACACTTCAGAGGTTGCAGAAAACAACAGTAAGACAAGCAGCTCAGAGGCCTCCGCAGCTGCATCAACCTCGTCCCAGGAGACGGATACCACAACCACTGTAGAATGCAAAGAAGAAAGAGTAGAGAATGGTAACACCAGTGAAACAGACAACGTCCTTTCTGTCCCCTCAGTCAATACTGAAGaagttgtttcaaagcctaatcTCTTGCACAAGGTGAAGAAAGAAAATGCAGCCACCAGAAGCGCTTCTCTTCCCAACCTGTATGGACTTGTTGTGGATGCAGTTATGGACCACTTCAGCACAGAACCCTTCAAAGACAATCTGGCCCAATCAGTGAAGAATGAGGTGAGACGCACCCTTTCTATGCCTGAATGTGGATTGTTGAACCTTCAAATTGATAATTACTTTGAGAGGAAAATGCTAGAGGATATGCTGAAGGAAGTATCCCGACAGTGCGGAGGAACAAGCTCTAGCACCGTGGCTGAAGAGGCTACAGATGAAGAAGAGATCTACAGACTAGAATCTGCTGCAGCACAACTGATACAGAAAGTTTTCCAGGAGGTCAAGACAAATTTTCTTGTCAAGATCAAGAAGGGTTCTCCCAAGAGATGTCTATCCCCAGAA GTAAGCCGAACAGCCATCAATGCTGTGAGCAGTCTTCTGGGTGACATGGAGACAACTGTGATGGCCAGTGTTCCATGTTCTTGTACTACTTCCAGAGCAGATATGGAAGGAATGCTCTCTGAGGCAACAGGCGAGCACCCAGCGAAATCAATGGCCTCTGCAAAAGTTGAGTTGATCGCTGATGATTTAGTGGAAGATGCCATCGATATGTGCAGTGAAATGATTTTAGACGACCAGCCACTAGCCCTACTACATGACGATTCTGAAGAAGGTACATCAAATGTTGTTGTTCCTGGACCAATTCAGAGCAGCCTGTCTGGAGTTGATGAACGCCACACAAAATCACAGGTCCTTGCAGTAAAGATTGAAGACCATGAGGTAAAGCCAATTTTGATCCAAGACACAGCGCTCATATCTCCAGGTGAGAAGAATACGGATGAAAAAAGAGTCATTAGAGTAAGTTATGTCTTTAACTCATCCCCTAGAAGGAAAGCTCACCGGGCCACCAGAAGCACTTCTTTCCCTAACCTCTATGTCACCCTTGTGGATGGAGTTCTGGACCAAATTAGCACAGAACCTTTCAAAGAAACCCTGGCCCAATCTGTGAGGAATGAGGTAAGACATTCTGTCTCTTTGCTTCAATTTGGATCGGTGAACCTCAAAAGCGAGGACTGCTCAGAGAAAGAAATTATTGAGGATATGTTGAAAAGTGTATCCAGAAAACGCAGTAAAGACCAGGCCTGTCAGCTGACCGGGAAAGCCAGTGAGATCATGAATGCCAACGTAGATGCCATTTCACTTACCCCCAAACTACAGTCTACTGCCAAAGACCAAATCATCAAAGTTCTGGAGCAGGTCAACACTAAAATAATCAATATGATTAGACAAGATTCTCCCAACAGGACGATTTCCCCCAAGGCAAGCCAGACTGCCATCAATGCTGTCAGCAACATTTTGGGTGCTATGGGAACCTCTctcaaggcaagcaacacaccATTTGTTTCTAATGTGGCTGGACTCCAGCTTGACCGAGATGATGTAGGACATTGTTGA